The region tctccccatttctgcagtctggtaataaacgtatatcctttaaattgctctcactctttctcaaacctgctccctaggttgtttttcagacctatcagtcgattattaaacgattgaatgtgtgcgctttctctctttcatttacattttacaccgaccgacccccagaaaaaaataaaaaagcttacagcacctggtattcccaggcggtctcccatccaagtactaaccaggcccgaccctgcttagcttccgagatcgggcgtattcagggtagtatggccgtaagccaAGAGAATTTCTcaaaaatactaatttaaaCGTTTAAAGATCTAATTTGACAAACGATAAATCTGTATGCAGTCTCCCAAAGCAATCATCAAACtcgcccctctttggcgaccaatatagagcattcGCAAGGTATAATGGCTGTCTAGTTTAAGTAAACACTCCAAATTTTCCATAAGTATCCAtgtgtgcaaatcattgtttgtctaggtgtgcccttTTACCggctagcagccacttcagggTCAACCCTGCCCTTCGGTTGCTGGGAtaagcacccctgcgaccctcgtGAACATAATTGGTTTAGAGGAAATTTATCGATGactatttcaaattgtattAAGTCTCACCCGAGCAAAAAATATCGAATCTCCTTCATCTcgctttctgaaccgctttatcctctttaGCGTCTCGGGAGTtatggagcatatcccagctgtctccgggccaggtGACTCCCTGAATatgtggccaaccaatcgcaagacacgaggagacaaaccaacatgcatgctcacattcatacctaggggcatatTAAtatgtccaatcaacctaccatgcatgtctgtggaatgtgggaggaaacaggagtaccccaagaaaacccatgcagtccCACTTAGAGCATGCcaagtccacacaggtggaccgatctggatttgaacccctttcacccactgtgaggctgacgcgctaacccaACATGGGCAAACTGAGGCCCACCGGCCGCAAttggcccattaggctttttaatccggcccgccaacaccgtccattttttttttatccctagATGACactgtcacacggaagccagcgACATTAggtgtccactcttgtttgtttttcgttttacagcccttctatcttttttcaaattacatttaatatttcttattacttttctttttactttactttgttctctatactctttactttaatgatgtgtgatgagtatgttattactttaatccttttttctgttcatgtttcatatgtactgtgacgggataaaaaaaaatatatatatcctaTCTTGTGCGGACACGGTCCGTTTGTCAAAttattaaagtcaatgtggcctctGGGCTGAAAAGTGCCCATCCCTGCACATACCACTCACCCGTCAGACCGTCCAAATTATAAATTAATTTAGATTTCCTAATGGAAATGAACCGCCAATCCTCCCTTTTAACAAGGAATAGTATATTAAGTTTGGCTACATATAACTCTACTCCACATCAATAAAAGCATACCTATAAAATACATGCTAATCAAAACTACAAATGTAATCATTAATGTGCATCATgttaaatgatgctaaatatcTTGTTTGTTAACATTTTTGCTTAATTTGAACATTAAACAGTTACTGCAGTTTGTTCATCATTTGCCAAAAGAATTTTGCACAATATTTTTCGAATTGttagacataaataaagttGTAATTAAATCTGTACTGGATATCCAATTCCAACAAGTAACAAGGTTGTAACATGCGACCCACCAACATGAGCTGTACtctagaaaaaataaacaattcaaCACAAATagaagtgtattttttattcatgtaaatGGTTGATACATGGCATCAGCATTTCATTTTAGATTATTCTAAAATGTCACAAGAGGCACTTTCATTTTTGAAAGCATTatatacaacaaaaatataaaaaaaagtttttggatCACCCAAAGGGCAGAATTTGAGTCTCACTCGGAAGCTTCTTcaactttcttcttcttctttttctttttgccacTTTCCGGCTAAATATAAAGAGAAGAAAAGTAGTCAAAAGACATAATTTAAAGGCATATTAATAATATGGAAAAGTCCAGGTGGAAAAACTTAAATCTGACCTCTGCTTCTGGCTCGGCAATAAGTTCCTCCGTTTCTGGTTCGTCGTCTGTCTTGGCACGtttctctttcttcttctttttcttttctttggggGTCTCTTCAGCAGCAGAAGTGGCTTCAACTTCACTCTTTTCTGAATCCCTCTTTCTCTGCACACAGACGAAATAAAAACTGAGCAAGAGCACTTCCTAAATGTTAGGGGcccgttttttcttctttttttacctttgCAGGTGTGGCAGACGCGTCTGTTTCCTTGGCAGCAGGGATTCTGTGAgggggacattaaaaaaaaaaaaaaaaacatgactcagCAAAATGTCTACACCTTTAAATGGCACAACCCCTCCCTAAACGCCCCTCGAATGTCATTACTTGTAGTCCACGTACTCCCCCTTCCATGAGTCAGGTGTGTTTTCGTTAGGTTTTCCGCGCTTGTCCAGAAGCCCTTTCTGGATCATCGTTTTCTTCAGACTTGCCTAACAAACgggggaagaaaaatatataattacaaATAATTCGAAAAAAGGCCATGTGCCGCTCTTTGCTAATTGACGGACTCCACTTGAATTTACCTTTGGTCCGAGCCCCCACTTCCGTGGGTAAGTGTCCCTCTCCATGATGACCCGTTTGATTTTAGCCACGATGCCGTGATCGCACGTGGAGATGACCGCCGTTGTCATCAGGGCTGTGGCTTATAGAGAGAAATTAGAGAGATGGGGGTTACTTTCACATAGACTTTGTCAATCcaagtgtgatttttttgggtggaaaaataGTTGAAATAGTTGATTTCATGGGAATACGAACTTGGTGCAACGTAACTTAATGcaacaaaatgaaaatttgAAGGTGACTTGTAGCCAACTATTGAAATGCCTTAGAGAAAAGCCGAATGACCAAAATCCCATTTCCGTAGGTCAGCACAGCCCGAGGGCTTGTGAGTCTACAAGTCATCATGTGGCCTCTCGTTGCACGGAGACGAGGGAGAAGGAAGGCTTACCTGTGCAGATGGCTTCCCCTTTAGTGGTGATGACTACAATGTCCTCGTTGACCTCGATGCCATCCTCGTACCGGAGGACGCCCGGCAGCATGATTTTGGCTCCGTAGCAGATGGCGTTGACCTGAATGATGGAAGTCAAAATTCAACAACACTACAGACGGGGGCGTTAGAACAGACGACTGGCAAGAGAATACTCACGGAGCTGTCCTTCATCACCAAGCGCTTGTGCGACACGAGCAGTTTCTCCAGGGGAAAGACCACTCGCCGCAGGTACGACTCATCTTTGTTGTGGTCATACTGCCACTGAGCGTCCAGCACGTCGTGCATTGTCACAAGGTTGTCCTGATTGAGAGGAGGAGGGTGTCAAATTTATTCGGATCGGCAAGGAATCACGTGAAGAGGTTTTAGGTCGAAAAATTGTACAATTCGAATTTTTCAGCGCGCTTATGGCTTATTAGTCCATTTCATTGAAGACTacagaaatataaaatatacagaTCTGAACTCCATCCGAGACCCGAGTCGGATGACAGAATTCTATGCAAAAAGCTTTGACTGACTtaatttccttttctttcttttttcaacgTGTCGTCAGTGAGACTTTACAAGTAAAATCTCAGCTGCACATTTGCTTTCCCCAAGATTAATTAGCAGTCCAACATTGACGGTCGCACTGCACTCAACACTTGGGTGGGAATTTTGACGCTTCATAACCAACCTTCTCTCCCATGACTCCAGAGCGAACCCTCCTCAGCTCTTGCATCTGACCACCGACCCCCAGCACCAGTCCCAGGTGCACGCAGAGGGTCCGGATGTAAGTTCCAGCCTCACAGCTGACCCAGAAGATTCCTGAAACAAGTCACTATCAGCGCCGACTCCATGCAACATTTACAGTCGATCAAGCTTACCGAGCCTCTTTTCAGGGTCATATTCGATCATTTTGCTCTCATAGATGGTTCGTACTCGGAGCTGCCGCTTGACGGCGGCGATGAGGGGCGGTCTTTGGAAGAGGGCCCCAGTCAGTGTCTCCATTGCCTAAAGGAAGACCAGGGGAGGCGATTCGATTTAGCAAAGCCCAAGGAACACCAGATGAAAATAGCAGAGCACATCATGACCTACTCTGGCTAGCGCGTGCTCGCTTTCGATGGCGTTGTGTAGCCGCACAATCCCCACGTACTCTTTACCTGCAATACAGCAGAGAGGAGTGGGCACAgcggctttttgttgttgttgttgccaacTCGGACGTATAGATGACCAAGAGtgccaaaattaaatatttcagaATTATACGATTCAAGCACttcagattatatatatatatataaaaaaaatacatttcattttttgtcattggtattttatatctataaaatttAAATCCATGTTTTAACTACTTTAAACTTTATACAATGATTTAATTCTTTGTGATATTCATTgagttaatttattatttttccccataCATTTGATTGTTTGGCTCAACATTTATCCAGAttttgccataaaaaaacaaaatattttggaataaataaatgtagctTGAAATACATAAGTTTAATGCcttaattaatattaaaataaatcttGAGAAAGACTGAAATCGTGAAAtgttattatatttaattttggcACACGTTGCAGTCTATGACAGCTTGGCAAGGTAGGGACTCAGGGAGCCGACCCAGCACGCGCCACTGATGGTGTCATACCTGCACTCTGCTGCGATTTGACTAATCGCGTCGCTCGGTCAACGCAAACGATCAGGCACCCAGTGACTTTGGGATCCAAAGTGCCGCTGTGACCCGTCTTATCCACGCGCAGAATTCGACGTATCCAGGCCACCACCTCGTGAGATGACGGGTTGGACGGCTTGTCGAGGTTGATGAAGCCTGACCTGTGGGCGGGTGGTCGAAGCAGAGTGCGCATTAAGTTAACCCTGGATACAAAATGGCCACCATTGCCCCCAAAAGCAGGAAATGAGGGCGCTTATCAAATTCATTGCCTGCCAGTGACGACGCTAGACAAACAAAGGTATTTGGACTTCAAGTGCTGTCAACGGCACTGAAAGAGGACCATTCAGTAGGTCTTcatagtttaaatgaattagttATCAATCCTTTATTTGTTAGATTCAAGATGTGAGTTAATCAAATGTGTTCACATTTGTAAGGCCTCGTTTTGAAGATAATGAATTCAAGCAGACTTTTTAAGGATGTGTAGGAACTGCTGACTTGGAATAatggcagtggctccttagccaGTAACCTATTATTTAACAGTGAGTGAATAGGGGATTCAATCAGTCTTATTGCCAATTGATAGGTTTTAACATTAGGTGACTCGGGATTTAATGACTATCATATAGGCAGTGGCCCAGTAGCCGTAGTTTCTTACTATTTACCACACACAATCATTACCGGCTAAATAGAcatataggctatttgaccggccaaatagcccctgggactatttgaccagttaccggctaaggagccactgcctAGAATAATAGGTTATAGATGGTGTACAAGAAATCTTATATTCATAAATTGGCTctgaatccattaaaaaaaattatatacctACAAAGGCGCTATTTAAAATTTAGTTATACTTCCAGAAAGTCGCCTTACCTGACATAGTCCTGGATGTTCCTTTTAAGTGGGTTGCAACCACTAGGTATTGGCGTGTAGTGGGCTGTGCGCACATTCAGCTTGTCAAAGTtctacagggggaaaaaaagcaagttaCTACAAGAATTTGAGTCAAagcaaaatagaaataataagtAGTGCGATCAGATTAACAGTCAATCATCTTTGAGGCGACCCGCCCAGCCCTCAACACCGCGCCGCTACAGTGCTTCGCCCCGGCAGAACACCGAGGCTCGTCTCAAGCGGCGACGGTGAGGTCCTTCCCCCAGAACGGGAGCAGGGTTACGGGCAGGGACAGGTCGCCGCTCGGCGAATGGATAAACTGATTCATCACGCCGCACTGCCGACAGGGGAAGAAAACAGGCGAAATGGTCACCTTGAGAAGGAGAGGCCACTGAGATGTGTTCAATGCTGCAACTTGGCTTTCGGGTTCGATGAGGAAGTTGCCGCTCTGCTGGATTTCCTGGTGAacagatttttaaataataagaaTTCCAATTTTTTGGGAACACACTTTCAAATTGTTATTTAAATACTCACGCCAACATCATCAGCTGTTGTTTTCTTAGCCTTCTTTGCTTTCTTTGCTGAGGCTGCAAACACAGTGGCTATGAGTACTGAGCATGATTTTGTAAAAGACCATACATTTGCGTAAATGAGAGAAATTCGGTACCGTGAATGCACCCAAAACGTCGTTCGTCAAAGAgtcaaatatttgtgttttacaaTTTGGCATGATACTAATTAATCAAACGCCAAAAATGTTTAGTAAGTTCTGACTAAATTTACGCCGCTCGATTCATGAACCCCAACCCCACGGCCAACAGTGGTCTGAAATGGTTTGATTTAAGGGGAATGAAAAACGTAAACCACGTGGAGACTGCCGCAACACGTGTCAGCTAGCACGTGGGGCTAACAAAATGCTACCCCATCTGCAAAATAACGATTAAAAGAATTTAACGCAACATCGATTAGAAAGCGATGAAAATTGGGCTGCAGTGGACGGCAGTAGACGACAGAAAACGAAATTTTGGTCGTGATGGACGGAAATTACTTAAGTTAAGTTCTGCTGGCCCACACGTGGCTTCGCCATTGAAATAGTCGGAAGCCACCATTCGACTCCAACAATAAATTATTATATCCACGCCGTTGACTCAATACCTGCGTTCATATGGTTTGAAATCTAAACGGAATAAAAATGGAATCCTAAACACTTTGGATGGAAAATTTGATCAGCGCAAACCACCTACTTGCAAATACGTCACCAAGAGGAGCCTTAGAAAAACCCGTATTTAGCTCCATAATATgttaattttatatataaaagaaTAACATCGAGCTTCAATTTTGATATCCTCGCCGAAAACCGTACAATACACTTTTGCAGGAGCGAACGTCATGACTCACCGCTCTGGTCCGCCATTTTGGGGTAACTAGTTGTCGCTTTCCACAAAATCAACGTACAATACACGGTCCGTCTTACGCCTGCCCACAACGTGACCCATCTTTGTAAGGTAACTACGGCAATACATTAGTTCCAAAATACACTGATTTGCGTTCAATGACTGCACGTTTGCatacagaaagacagacagtaATAGAAGATACAAAAATAGTTGTAACACTGCCAACATATTTATTGATGTTAATAACTTCTATGTAGTGTTTACTTTGTTATTTGTTTAGTGTATTGGACGTTATAGAGGTAAGTTGTTTATTGATGATCTTAATCATATAGTAtttatctaaatatattttttattcctcatctatttaatttatttatttgtttttcacaaAGGTGagtaccatttttattttatttttaaattaaatcttTTAATGGGACGACAATGTAGAAATGGCGCTGTGATGCAATGTGAAATAGTAGCCTGGGTAACAAGAGATATTTCGGTATCttgaaaataactttaaaaaaagcaacGAATGTGTAAAATGCTGCCAACAAAATTGATTAAACCCAGGTAAAAGGTGAACTGCCCTTTAAGTCGATTATTTTCTTCGTGTTGGTGCATTTATGAGACAACATACACATCACATGGACttcaattctattttttattcaaaatataaaaataaaatgataataaaatgtgtcatattaACAGCGGCATGTCAACATCCGCGCCTTGTGATGACGTCGGTATTTGGCGGCTACGAGTCAAATTGCTTTCCCGCAGCTGCATCAAAGTTTGCAAGCTAGCAGGGGAACACGATGAACTTTTGTGAAGCTCAACTTGAGCTACGACAGCTTTTGGGAAAAGTGGAGCCTTCTCAACTGCCAAAGCTGCTCAACTGGGTCAGAACCTCAGGTAGGTTTCTCTCTTTTGCTTGTATTCTTTGCTTCGACTGTCGAAACGGCCGCTTCCCGTGCTGACTTGTTTTACACTAAGTTCCCCACAATGCTTTGCGTTGGCTCACCCAGAGGAGCTGGATCTACTGCAGGACAACAACCAAGTTATTTTGAGTTGCATCGCCGATGACATCCGAGAAAGCCTACCTCTGGACGCCATGTTGCCTTCGGAGGCCGATGCCAAACTCAAGGTCTTTCACAGCAGCATTGTCCATTTCCTGACTACTATAACCAAGATTGACAGTgacaaacgtccaatccatttgaatgggAAAAGGCCACTTATTTACACATATCCCACAATGAAACGGGGGCCTTTTTACATCCCCTTTCATCATTTAAAGTCACTGCAAATGAGTGTTTTTCCCCAATCTCAAGAATTTAGAATAGTACACACAGATCAGAATCATCTCCAGTCAAATAAATACTTGGATGAATTCATAAAATTGATTTATGGCTCAGGcttagtaaatattttttattggtattttttttccatctcattGGACctctaaaagtattttttccattgattttctgaaccacttgtcatcacaaaggtcgtggggggtgctggagtttatctcagctgactttgggcatgaGTCAGagaaaaccctgaattggtggccagccaatcctagggcacaaggagacagacaaccattcacagtcacactcataactaggggcaatgtagagtgttcaaccagcctacctggATAATTTCGGAAAGTGAGAGGAACTGATTAATTGTTTATGGCACATCTTATTGAAACTGACCATaacttgtgtgtttttgttgcagTTGCAGCGGTGGTCGCAGTTTTCCGTCCACGTAGATGCCTTCTTGTACGATGACGAACACGTGGACGCACTTTGCAAGGAGGAACGCATGAGTCGCCACTTTTGTCTCGAGTGTGGCTCCAAAAGAACGAGTCTTTTAGGTGCGTGAcattgatgatgatggtgaaAAAAGTTCTGATGCAATTGATAATTCTTAATTGCGTTTGTTAACAGAAATGGTGTCACACTCTTTCTCTGTGTGTGAGCTCCGCTTCCTGTTCCAAAATGTTCTGCCGGACCTGAGCGGTCGTGTACTGGTGGACGTCGGATCGCGACTGGGTGCCGTGCTCTATGGGGTTCGATTCCGTGCATGCGCTTTCACGTTGACGTGACTcttgcaaaataaatatagaCTTTTGTTTTTGACACATTGAGGGGTTCCTGTACAGCTCAGCATCTAGGTTGGTGGGCATCGAGTTAAGCGGCGACTTTGTCCAACTGCAGAACAAAATGTTGCACAAGTACTCAATGGACGCCAGAGCTCAGGTGAGCCCTCTTCAATGTTTCAGAGCCATTTTaagaatactgtattttcccgcatataagctgcacccttaaaattgttgaattttacaatttctctcgtattagacacccctgattcacaattgtcACCCCCATATTCATGGCTATAATAAGGGAGTGCAAATGAGgtactttgaagagaaaacaaatcattgcatgtggtatttctgagatacggTATGAATCCTTAACTTGATTTGTAGGCCCGAGCCCGAAGCAAACCCaaaatttcatatttatttgggAGGACTCAAAACTTCCGAgtcgggaggaggaggaggagtgatTTAAGATCATGGATTAAGGCCTGTCTTTTGTAACGAAATCTAAGTTAAACAAGACCCTCTAAACatcttttatatgataatatagATGTTTGACAATTTCAACGGTTTAAATGCTTGTTCAGCGTCGAGGTACCATTCTTTTGATCACATATAAGAGGAAAGCATCACATTGACTACATTCAGCGAAGCCATCGCAAGTTTCTCTAGCATATTCAACAATTAATGGAAATAACTGACGAATGCACAGCAAGTTTTCATTtgaagcttttaaaaaaatcattctcaCCAGTACCAGTACGTGCTTAGTTTATCCTTAACTTCTTGCGGCGTTCACGTGACATGCGCAGAGGATGCTCTGGCTCTACGGCTCCGCCTCCAATTGCAATTACATCACAGCGTCTTGTTTTGACCAAAATTACAAATTACTCAAGTATTCCTTAATTTAGGGTCCACACATCATTTTaggatacatttttataaacatttatttagatAAAAAAAGTCATCGAAGATGACCACACATCAAtttagtatacttttttttatccagcGAAATAATGATTGACGTTTTAGGCCCGGGTCGGGTACAGGTTTGGGCTCAAGAGTTTACCTCTATGCTAAATCTACAGTGTTGAACAGTTTTAACCAGTTAAAGTGGGAGTATctttcaaatgcttttttttctttttgccacaGGTTGTCCACGCTGATGTGTGCTCGCAGGATGCTCTTCTTCAGAATGCAGATGTCGTCGTTATGAACAATGTCTTTCAGTATTTCATGGAGGTGGAGCAACAAATCAGGTGAAAATGCGCAGGCTCCAGGTTTtcattgtagattttttttcaaaatacattcttatcaaatttattttttcttacaataaaaaaaaaaaactatttccaGAACAGACCATTTTTTGGTTGGAAAAAAGCTTCAAAGCCAAGGGTGCTTAATTGCAGTTTTGTACTATACAGAGCCTGGAAATTCATTATGCAGACATTGAGGAAATCTGGGACTTTGCTGGTGACCGTACCCAGCTTGCACGAGTCTCTCGAACCCCTGGAGGTGAAGTTGTCATACATAAGACCATCTTGCTCCATGCAACAACTGCTTTGCATTACTTCTTTTTGTGCAACAGGAGGCGCTACCAGGCGGCTGGGTGGAGGAGATTCCACTGAATTACGATGTCTTCGTCGGCAAAGATGCCGACCCTGAGGATCTGCAACAAATCCATCTGTACAGGATCTTATGACCATTtttgaaaaactgcaatttaacaATGTTTTGTTCCCTAATAAAAGCTGATGTATGatataaatatgattaaaatttgtgtttgaaaattTGA is a window of Stigmatopora nigra isolate UIUO_SnigA chromosome 13, RoL_Snig_1.1, whole genome shotgun sequence DNA encoding:
- the dkc1 gene encoding H/ACA ribonucleoprotein complex subunit DKC1 isoform X2; the protein is MADQSASAKKAKKAKKTTADDVGEIQQSGNFLIEPESQVAALNTSQWPLLLKNFDKLNVRTAHYTPIPSGCNPLKRNIQDYVRSGFINLDKPSNPSSHEVVAWIRRILRVDKTGHSGTLDPKVTGCLIVCVDRATRLVKSQQSAGKEYVGIVRLHNAIESEHALARAMETLTGALFQRPPLIAAVKRQLRVRTIYESKMIEYDPEKRLGIFWVSCEAGTYIRTLCVHLGLVLGVGGQMQELRRVRSGVMGEKDNLVTMHDVLDAQWQYDHNKDESYLRRVVFPLEKLLVSHKRLVMKDSSVNAICYGAKIMLPGVLRYEDGIEVNEDIVVITTKGEAICTATALMTTAVISTCDHGIVAKIKRVIMERDTYPRKWGLGPKASLKKTMIQKGLLDKRGKPNENTPDSWKGEYVDYKIPAAKETDASATPAKRKRDSEKSEVEATSAAEETPKEKKKKKKEKRAKTDDEPETEELIAEPEAEPESGKKKKKKKKVEEASE
- the dkc1 gene encoding H/ACA ribonucleoprotein complex subunit DKC1 isoform X3 produces the protein MELNTGFSKAPLGDVFATSAKKAKKAKKTTADDVGEIQQSGNFLIEPESQVAALNTSQWPLLLKNFDKLNVRTAHYTPIPSGCNPLKRNIQDYVRSGFINLDKPSNPSSHEVVAWIRRILRVDKTGHSGTLDPKVTGCLIVCVDRATRLVKSQQSAGKEYVGIVRLHNAIESEHALARAMETLTGALFQRPPLIAAVKRQLRVRTIYESKMIEYDPEKRLGIFWVSCEAGTYIRTLCVHLGLVLGVGGQMQELRRVRSGVMGEKDNLVTMHDVLDAQWQYDHNKDESYLRRVVFPLEKLLVSHKRLVMKDSSVNAICYGAKIMLPGVLRYEDGIEVNEDIVVITTKGEAICTATALMTTAVISTCDHGIVAKIKRVIMERDTYPRKWGLGPKASLKKTMIQKGLLDKRGKPNENTPDSWKGEYVDYK
- the dkc1 gene encoding H/ACA ribonucleoprotein complex subunit DKC1 isoform X1, encoding MELNTGFSKAPLGDVFATSAKKAKKAKKTTADDVGEIQQSGNFLIEPESQVAALNTSQWPLLLKNFDKLNVRTAHYTPIPSGCNPLKRNIQDYVRSGFINLDKPSNPSSHEVVAWIRRILRVDKTGHSGTLDPKVTGCLIVCVDRATRLVKSQQSAGKEYVGIVRLHNAIESEHALARAMETLTGALFQRPPLIAAVKRQLRVRTIYESKMIEYDPEKRLGIFWVSCEAGTYIRTLCVHLGLVLGVGGQMQELRRVRSGVMGEKDNLVTMHDVLDAQWQYDHNKDESYLRRVVFPLEKLLVSHKRLVMKDSSVNAICYGAKIMLPGVLRYEDGIEVNEDIVVITTKGEAICTATALMTTAVISTCDHGIVAKIKRVIMERDTYPRKWGLGPKASLKKTMIQKGLLDKRGKPNENTPDSWKGEYVDYKIPAAKETDASATPAKRKRDSEKSEVEATSAAEETPKEKKKKKKEKRAKTDDEPETEELIAEPEAEPESGKKKKKKKKVEEASE
- the LOC144206720 gene encoding uncharacterized protein LOC144206720, which gives rise to MNFCEAQLELRQLLGKVEPSQLPKLLNWVRTSEELDLLQDNNQVILSCIADDIRESLPLDAMLPSEADAKLKLQRWSQFSVHVDAFLYDDEHVDALCKEERMSRHFCLECGSKRTSLLEMVSHSFSVCELRFLFQNVLPDLSGRVLVDVGSRLGAVLYGGFLYSSASRLVGIELSGDFVQLQNKMLHKYSMDARAQVVHADVCSQDALLQNADVVVMNNVFQYFMEVEQQIRAWKFIMQTLRKSGTLLVTVPSLHESLEPLEEALPGGWVEEIPLNYDVFVGKDADPEDLQQIHLYRIL